The nucleotide window catttgagggtcgatcaaaatatggtgtctataaGTGTTCGACTCattgagtaagatattgattttaaacataatttttataattatctaaGCCTAATGCATTCTTATGtataaaatgtaacatattcacatagtttcaaataattcaaacaatattcgtataaaagataatttggagcactcacacacctgtgtgtcacatcaataaatatatatgagagctgatcccctatacagctctcttaattctaatACCTGCCAGCGAGGTCAACTTAAGtaagactttctcttaataatccaagtgcggggatcagcgagatcaactcaaagctgtatTCATCTCGACTTATCCACATATAAGGATCGGGTCTCAATGAGTCAAACTCCAACCATGACTACCCATATCCATaatcacaccacacgcacgccgacACACGCATACCTCTCCAAATTATCTTAAGGCGACATCCACAATagttttatcaaataaaaatgcaatacaaggcgtgctttgtatttaactacataaatatatattataagtgaatgcatgagcatgcctaaaatatataataatattgaaattatatataaaatcaatatctactcgcaGATTATCTAAATGTCACTGGGCGGCTGAGAAGATGAGAAAGGTTGACTCGGCTCACCTAAATAATCATATTcaagaaatttatcaatattaactcAAACCAAAGAATTAAAGAGCCTAAGACACTCTAAGTTTATGCCAGAAATTCGGCAGAGTTTCTCCTGtatctaggacctacctaacctgtaAAAAAACTCAACTAACACTTCTCAATTCAAAAGACCTCAGGCCCACAATGCAACAACTACATAATGCCCCTCCTGGGCCTGCCAAACTAGTCAATTcccaaataaattaattatttaaaaattcaggacATAACATTATTTATCtataattatttatcattttaaaaaattaagaagtattaatttttttttttcaatttgatCCTTATATCTAGGACTGTGCGGTGTCGGTTTCAATTCGGTACTTTGTATGAACTAGAACTAAACTTCGGTTCTTTTGTTTTTTGAACCAAAAGAGAAACTAAATTTCAGCTTCGATTTTGGTTCGATTTTAAGTGCTTTCGACTCTAGTTCGCATCTAAGTGTTGTTGGTTCTGATTCAATTTTAGTTTCGATTCTATTTTCAATTCCATTTTGGGTTCTGATTCGATTCAGTTATCAGTTCTTAtacttataattataatattattatatgccttttaaaataacaaaaataattatatatgcctaacatcaaaatatcaataaaaataatagcagtaatattaaaataataatactaatatcaaaattctaaaaaaaaaaatactaatatcaaaataaaatattaataaagtaATATAAACATAATAACTTAATCAAGagaaatactaaaattaaattaacaattcTCATATAAAAATACAAGATAATATCAAATATGCATAGTGTTAGCATTGAGTGAGAATATCTCAGTAGGCCAGCATCTTACCCAAGTctctttgacacatggcacttaGCCTATTACCCTATAAGGGATGAGAGTTGTGTCTTTGCTAAAAGTTTAAACTTTTGGCATGATAGTAAGTGTTCGATTCTATGATTAGTATTACTGTCAAGGTAATGGATTTGAACCTCGGTAGGTGCTTAGGATGAATTATTGGCATTGAGTAGGGATAACTCAGTGGGTCAGCATCTTGCTCTGATCCCTTTGGCTCATGACGCTTGGACTGCTATACCATAAAGAGTTAGAGTTGTGCCTCTGCTAAAAGTTAAAACTTTTAATATGGTGATAAGCGCTCAATCCTATATATAATAAGTCATATAATATTTCcatcaaaattataaaataaaagcaAATCAACGAGTATAATATGGATTAGGATTAATGTAACCTAAACCAAAAGTACACAACTATGTAATTTTTGGCTTTAGAGAAAATTTTTATTACGTTTTTATTCAACTAtttaaagttaaaattttattggacaatataccaattttattaatttaaattttaattcagaataataaatattaaaaataaatttaattttaatatagcaAATgttgtttataaaaattttgtaaattataattaaaactttttcaaattaaaaataaaataataatataatcttAAATTTGGTAAATTCAATTATTAACGCTGACTTTTAAATATTGTTTTGGCTCATACTCTCCATTATGACTACATAACTCACAAAATATTTAATTCGGATTACATCACTGAAATTTTGAGTGAATCATAATTCAATCATATTAAACAACACATACATAAATTAAGTCACTTCGTaacatatattttaataaatatattatactatcttatacatatttttcaattatataatttttaataagaaAATATACTATACGATGAAAATGTGATTTAATAAGAAAATTAATGACTATGAAaaaaatttaatgtatttataattaaaaataataaaagttaataTTGAGTTACATAtatattaataacaaattaagttatatatataatcatcttaattgcatataatatatataattttattaaaactatgtaatatatgtaaaatatgaaaaaaaatatatatgtataaaatcAGTTCTTTGGTTCGGTTCTGATTTGATTCGATTTCGATTTGATTTCGATTTAATTCTTGATGAAAAATCAAAACTGAActaaaatagtaaaatgactttaCCAAAATAGTAAAATAACTTTGGTTCAGTTCAGTTCCTACAATAATGATTATTTTTTTGTTTCAGTTCAATTCGAATCCCTAGGAACTATGGACAGCTCTAATTATATCTACtaaatacaataattatttatacaattttctaaaatttgtttTAACATTTTTTCCTCTCTCTCACTTAGGGTGTAAATTGCATCAACCATCCCTCAAATTatgtgattattttattttaatcacttaattttaatttgttaaaataaaattccttaactttaattttattttagaagaAGTCCCCTGCATGTAATAACAAATTTGCagcttaaaagaaataaaattaccttttgatcttttttcactAAAATTACCCGTCTActctttttacttttcttttctcttttttacctttatgattaaattaataataattattatcaataaaattattttattttaattgaatttattaatcaaattattaattacataTATGTATCTattactaattaaaatttaattttaacccgacaaaataataaattttaggaCAATATTCTATTAATATAtgatattttatcaatattttaattaataaaaaaataaataatttatagatatttttattaaatattaatttagtgctaattttaaaaaaattacctaAAAATTGCTATAACAGATTAAAGAAACTTTTTCTGAAACAAATTTAAAAGACATTAAAAGGATGGGGTGCACACAACCAACCTGtttcttttactattttttttttaaatgcgcACAACGAACCCATTTATTAATTAGTAATACATAAATTCGTGGTCCttcataacatatatatatatatatatatatatatatatatatatatatatatatatatatatatcttttcctTTCATTTTGGGGGGACCTGATAGATAGcatatgattttaattttttttcttttaatttctagtAAATTAAAGCATTAGGTTGGGAGTTGAACATCAAATgtattaattgaattaaaagtattaattaatgaattaagctgtaataatttaattcatcaggtttcatttttttaataatttattatgattaattaatggtaatttttataaaataaatattttattaataaaaatatatcttacagattaatttattttttataaaaaaaaatgaaaatacaaTTTCTTTCATATTTTAAAGATTAGATTATGTTTCTAACAAAAAAAAAGCCAAATTGTAAAATATCCAAAATAACAATCATATTCTCACATGATTTAATTCCAAACAACAATCTCGACTCCAACATATGTTCGTAGCAGTGGTTCAGAAATGTTCTCATTTATTTTATGTGCAACCATgaagctaataataaaataacccTGTTTTTAGATGAGAATGAGTTCATTCGGATGGAGGATGTTCCTCCAACTATAGCCTTATAATGAATGATTTGCCTTCttgttctttaaaaaaaaaaaatatcaatgcTAACTATTATTAAAAGATTATATTAGtaaaagaaatattttttaaatattatttaaaataatttaattattttaatattaaaatatattaaatttaattttaaattaatttttaacatgCTTcctgacatatatatatataaaagaaaaataatagaataaataaaaatatttataataatttaatatcaaAAGAATGAAAGACTgaatttaattagttattaaaaattaatatattttaaagaaaacaaaagatggaatttttttaataatataattctattataatttgaaaagtaatataaatatatcttataaagaaaaaaaaaataatgattggaaaattttaataagttattgaaaattaatatattttaaggaaaataaaagataaaaaaattaatactttTCCAGTTCCAAAATTCCACTATAAATTTCTGCTATGGGAAGGGAAGAAAACAACTGGAGACAGGGAGACAGAGAGTCATGAAGGAGTGCCATCAGTTGTTGAGAGGAGGGAAAGGAGAAGGAAAATACAGACATGGGTTCTCTTCAGCAGAGATAGAAACACTTGGCAGCATATGTGAAACTGTGTTCCCACCAATTTGTATTGAGGAAAAGGAAGCTCAACAAAGCAAGCCTTTGCAGGACTTCTTTAGAGCTTCTGGGTCTCAGAACCATATACCTGATGaggtatattatatattttttctcaTCTCTCTAAACAATTTCCGTTATATTAATTTGCAAACATATGAGAAACCGACTTGGTTCGTAATGGTCTATAAaaggattttctttttttttttggacagATTGCAGAGCTTTTAGTGCAGAGGGGGAGGAGGATAATAGAACTTGTGATCATAGCGAGATTGGTATTACTGATACTTTCAACGAGAATTGGGACACTTTTGCTTTGTGGGTCTCTTTGTTTAGGTGAAAAATGGCCTTACATCAACACTTTCTCAAGCATGTCCTTGGGTAAGAGAGAAAAAGTTTTGCAGAAGTGGTTCAAGCACAGATTTTTCACACCCATCAGACTTATTCTCATTTTCCTTAAGGTCGGCTGCCTTTATGTTTTCTTCTCTCAGGTAATCACTAATTAATatccttaattttttattaatcataGATTATGCCTTGAGTAACAGGATTGGTGTAAAAGCATGAAAATCGAAGAAATTTTCTGTTATTGCATGGATAATTAAttggaaacattataaaattaaaagaaggtTAAAACATCATTATCAAAGACGAAATGAGTGCCAAATTTTCAAGCTTAATTAGTCAAAATGGttaacctttttttttattttaatttcaattttttaaaaaaaattaatattttttgtttGTACTTGCAAGTTTATCCAGAGACTTATTTGATTAAGATTCAATATTTAAGAATTCAAAATTTAAACTCTCTCTCCATAATTTCAAATAGATCAaatgttttaaaaaatttaaaattttatgcgcTTCTATAAttatagttaaattttttttattaattttaatttaatttaaaattttaatttttattataatccgATTAAAATTAAAGATTTGGAGGTGCTGAAATATGCGATAATgtgataaaaaatattattttttaatatattattactaATAACAAGATTTATTTAATAAGTTTGATTTTAACttcttattaaatatttatatcaaaattagtataaaatcaattaatatatataattaaaataataaatataaaaattttaacataaatacttaatataaaaattattaaacttattttatgttaaattcaaacttaatttattaaatttatattatatcattaatCAATGAAACTAAATCGTACTTAGACACTAATTCTAAGTTTTAAAATAGAATGGCTAATATCATTATCATTATTGTCATTATCAAAAGAAGATAAATagacaaataaaataattaattttggatttatgctaaaaaaaattaatttctgaTTTTGATTTGGAAAGTGACGAGATAATAATAACAACTGTTACACAAGGAACACCGACTTTATTGTTCGTACTTGGCTGCCCCATTAATTAATTGGCCAGCAACTCACTGATGTGTAAAATCATTTTTATGTTGTTACAGTAGAAGGAAATAAACGAGTGATGCAAATTGATCCGAATTAAATAAGGGTATAATAGGAATTTCATAAATTGTAATTTTCAAGCCTTCAAATATTATTTAATCTCTTATAGAATAATATGgatcaattatatataaaattatcatATAACATAACTTCTAATTGAATTATAAGTACAATCAATGAGAGATATAGCATATATTATACTcccatatattaattatatagaaTTAAAATAAGTGTAACATTTTTAACTATAATATGTTCATAATTAATTTAAGTATTAATTGAATTATAAGAAGTAGATTGGTGAAAGATCTAGCACATATTATAGTGTTATGTACTAATTATATAATATGCATAGCATGTTAAATTATAATGTATTTTATTATTGATTtaagtattaattaaattataaagtgaaattaataaaaattttagcacaTATTATAGTACTATGCACTAATTATATGGAGCTGTGGTATATATCGcacatttaattataatatgtatCACAATTAtttaagtattaataattttataaggaGCAATTAATGAAAGATATAACATATATTATAATACTATATAGTAATCATACTGAATTAGGTTATGCATATCACATTTAATCATAATATATTCATGATTGATTTAAgtactaattaaattttaagtagcAATTGCGGTCTAGCACGTATTATAGTTGATTTAAGCACTAATACTTTTATAAGAAGTATTTGATGAAAAATGTTTAACGTATTTTATAAATATTctacaaataattattaaaaatgaatgtaactaaattttaatatataataccttttaaacatattttaaaattttattgaaattttaggtttaatatattaaaattttctgGCTCAATAAGTATAAAAATTTATACTTGTGAAgtaaatatatattgaattaatagaataattaattttaatatgttttatatagttatttaagatatatatatactTGAAAACAATAATTATAATTGTTTAATGTAGGTTTAACCGTAAAaatttttgatatatatatatatagatatcagGAGGTTTAAGGTTCAATTCATCTcttcatcaattttttttaactaaGTTAAGAGTTGATCTGATTTAAATCAAAtcagttatttttttattaaatcaatTAGATTGAACCGATTCGATTTTAATAACCAAACTTGAAAACAAAATCACTTTAATTAATGTTGCTCCATAATCAATGTTGCTCTAAACCAATAAATAGTATCATCACTTTCATACTAAAGGTTATTATTGTCATTATACTATAGCATTTAGTtactaaatattaataaatataattagaagATGGAAAATGCAAATATATCCCTCTTGATCTGGATCAATTTGATCTGCATACCAttaattcaactcaattcaactaaacttttattcaaaaaatttgaggtcggctatatgaattttttttctccattctaaataattttgggttaaatcctcgaaaatgtattccattaaagttattagtttaggtctacctcttttcTTATATTATTGAAAATATGTTTCTAATTCATAGTTAAGTTTTGatttcaaattattatattttttaaattatgagatttgaagaatcttaataaattttaaaggtAGACGAAAAGGGTGAGAACCCAGCATGGGAAGCCATCGACTACAAGATAAAAAAGGATAAGAATCCAGTCCAAGTTCCAAATGAGAGACCTCTTCAGGAAGGAATAATAGAAAATATGCTTGAAACTGACTCAACCCTGGTCCACAACCTCGCCCAGAAAGGCCTGAAAGTTACAAAAGATCCTGGACACAACCTCTACAAAATCAATTGTGATGTTGTCATCGTTGGCTCTGGCTGTGGTGGAGGTGTTGCTGCCGCTACGCTTGCAACTTCCGGCCAAAAGGTGGTTGTTCTTGAGAAAGGGAACTATTTCACTACCAATGATTATTCTGGTCTGGAAGGCCCTTCTTACGAACAGCTATATGAATCAGGAGGAATCCTTCCAACTGTTGATGGGAAAATGATGATATTGGCAGGATCAGTAGTTGGAGGAGGTTCTGCCATTAACTGGTCTGCATGTATCAAAACACCAAAGCCTGTACTTAAGGAATGGACAGAGAATCAGAAACTTCAGCTTTTTGGAAGCTCTGAATATCTTGCTGCCATGGATACTGTCTGTAAGAGAATTGGAGTTACAGAGAACTGTGTAGAGGAGGGATTTCAAAATCAAGTACTTAGAAAAGGGTGTCAGAAACTTGGCCTTGAAATCAATGCAGTCCCTCGAAATTCCTCAGAGAAGCATTACTGTGGAAGCTGTGGTTACGGTTGTCAACAAGGAGACAAGAAGGGGACTGATTCTACATGGCTGGTTGATGCTGTTAATCATAGTGCAGTAATCTTAACAGGATGCAAGGCAGAGAGATTCATTTTGGAAGATAATAAGAGTGgaagtaaaaagaaaaagaaatgctTGGGAGTGATGGCAAAATCATTGAACAATAACATTCCTATGAGGTTGCAAATTGAGGCCAAAGTAACAATCTCAGCATGTGGATCTCTTCTTACACCCCCTTTAATGATCACTAGTGGATTGAAGAATCCAAACATCGGTCGGAACCTTCGTCTCCACCCAGTTCTAATGGCCTGGGGTTACTTTCCTGATTCAAATTCAGAGTTCAAGGGGAAATCCTATGAGGGAGGAATAGTGACATCAGTTCACCACGTGGTATCAGAAGACTCTAATTTGAGGGCCATTATAGAAACTCCTCAACTGGGGCCGGCATCTTTTGCTTCAATGACTCCTTGGGAGTGTGGACTTGACATAAAGAATAGAATGGTTAGATACTCCAGAACTGCTCACTTGATGACAATAATCAGGGATCGGGGTTCTGGCCAAGTTAAGGTGGAAGGAAGAGTAAGCTATAACTTAGATGCATTGGACAGAGAAAATCTCAAGGCTGGCCTCCGGCAATCACTGAGGATTTTAGTAGCTGCAGGAGCTGTCGAAGTGGGTACGCACCGAAGTGATGGGCAGAGAATCAAATGTGAAGGGATTAGTGACACGAAGCTTGAAGAATTTTTAGACACAGTTTCTCCATGTGGAGGAGCAATAACACCAGTGCAGGACTGGATGATCTATTCCTCCGCCCATCAAATGGGGAGCTGCAGGATGGGGATTACTGAAAATGAAGGCGCAGTTGATGAGAATGGAGAGAGTTGGGAAGCAGAAGGCCTATTTGTCTGTGACGCTAGTGTTCTTCCCAGTGCTGTTGGTGTCAACCCCATGATCACTGTCCAGTCCACTGCTTACTGTCTCTCTAAGAGATTGGCAAAGTCTTTAAGGAGAGAACAGTATGGCTTTTAGTGAATCCTACTAATTTGATTCTCACAAATACATTAGCTGAAAAGAGGCAGAACTCATAAGCTTGACTTGAGGGGACTGGAATGCGATATTGTGTCAACTTAGATAACGTTTTCTCTATTCTAAGCTTCTTAAGATGCCCAATTCTGATGTTGTCTTCAAGATGCCTGTGCATTTTACGCCCCGTTCCCCACCCCACCCCACCCCACCCTGCCCTGAAGAAGTCAAAGAAAATTCTCCATATCTATTGGAGAAGTCATTAGTGTACTTTGTACTAGTTATCAATGCAGAGCATTTCTTGTTTCATATCATATAATTAAACAGAGATAATAGA belongs to Hevea brasiliensis isolate MT/VB/25A 57/8 chromosome 4, ASM3005281v1, whole genome shotgun sequence and includes:
- the LOC110643446 gene encoding long-chain-alcohol oxidase FAO1, whose product is MQVIDHEDYELYGGRRGCKGEPQVKEELAQKVQEMKVAAAAAASTQMPRRDMVEDRAKSYKERITELEWELEDAWVCQSGNVTRNTKEIKAKEEEALAREAGAYVNAHGDLLAELVKCYPEEDFSWMEDLIPRAKEDNEEEPEREGGNDRTENVPEEHIKKLILFQFQNSTINFCYGKGRKQLETGRQRVMKECHQLLRGGKGEGKYRHGFSSAEIETLGSICETVFPPICIEEKEAQQSKPLQDFFRASGSQNHIPDEIAELLVQRGRRIIELVIIARLVLLILSTRIGTLLLCGSLCLGEKWPYINTFSSMSLGKREKVLQKWFKHRFFTPIRLILIFLKVGCLYVFFSQVDEKGENPAWEAIDYKIKKDKNPVQVPNERPLQEGIIENMLETDSTLVHNLAQKGLKVTKDPGHNLYKINCDVVIVGSGCGGGVAAATLATSGQKVVVLEKGNYFTTNDYSGLEGPSYEQLYESGGILPTVDGKMMILAGSVVGGGSAINWSACIKTPKPVLKEWTENQKLQLFGSSEYLAAMDTVCKRIGVTENCVEEGFQNQVLRKGCQKLGLEINAVPRNSSEKHYCGSCGYGCQQGDKKGTDSTWLVDAVNHSAVILTGCKAERFILEDNKSGSKKKKKCLGVMAKSLNNNIPMRLQIEAKVTISACGSLLTPPLMITSGLKNPNIGRNLRLHPVLMAWGYFPDSNSEFKGKSYEGGIVTSVHHVVSEDSNLRAIIETPQLGPASFASMTPWECGLDIKNRMVRYSRTAHLMTIIRDRGSGQVKVEGRVSYNLDALDRENLKAGLRQSLRILVAAGAVEVGTHRSDGQRIKCEGISDTKLEEFLDTVSPCGGAITPVQDWMIYSSAHQMGSCRMGITENEGAVDENGESWEAEGLFVCDASVLPSAVGVNPMITVQSTAYCLSKRLAKSLRREQYGF